TTTTTCAcccgtgggtagtttctaaagcctatTCTGAATTATATTTGTTtagatttgattgatttggagactAATTCCAAAGGAAAACCCATGATTGTGCcttgatttgattgcggagcgaggtaagtgtcgtggttaaccttgacttgatggattaggacttgttggcctATTTGCTACGTGTATTATATGTGGGGatgacgtatatgtgaggtgatgagtacataTGCGTTATTATTGGGTTAAAGAATGCaggtagaaattatttttttgatcTAAGTTATTTCATTGACTATGCtttccatgcttaggttagattattaatCCTTTAATTAGTCGCCTAGtatttattgttttattttgaAGAGGTTGGTAATTTTTGCAAGTTGAATTAGTTACCATGGCTCTTTAATTGAAGTGAAATTGCTTTCCGCCTTACATTGTTAATTTGTATTTGTATTGTTGCTTGGTGAAGTCGAGTGAAAAAGCActaagggtgttgtcgtgccttatTTGCATTCATTATCATATATTGAGAGGTTGTGAAAAttaaagcacggagggtgatatcgtaccattttatttatgatattacatggtgaggactaGAGTATAAGCacgaaggtgatgtcgtgccatctttattttattgccttatttGATTTTCGGAatggtgatttacttggttatattGTTGCTTATTTCGGAAGATATTATTTGGTGTTTTCGTACTTgcgatttttatgacatttcccctttcgcatgtcccctcccagttaatATTTTATTGTTCCACTTGTTATTTTGTTGTTTTCTATATATATTTGTACAATATTTTTACATAGGTGTCTTGACATAGTCTCGTCACTGctttgtcgaggttagactcgacacttacggagtatattggtacagttgtactcatattatacttccgcacttcttgtgcagatactggtattGGTCCCAACGGCGTCTAGTAAGGTTCTGCTTGGATCCAGCGACATTCAGAGACTTAaggtatagttgcacggcgttcgcagtcctgaagtccccttctttatCTATTCTACTGTTTATCTAGTTTCAAACAGTGTACTTTGCTTCAGATCATATATATAATATTCtagttgctcatgcacttgtgacttcAGATTTTGGAAGATGTTTAGGTATCGTCGTATATATTTTATTATCCGTTTCAGACTATttcgtttttttttattttttattattaatgttttattttgaattgttaaaattggTTAAATAATCTAGTTAACtgtggcttgtctagcaagtgaaatgttatacGGCAGGATCCGGGTCGTAACAGCgtacaaagctgtggaggcctaTCTCTTTCAGAATCCTGATGCCTATGCTTGATCAACTTTCCTGTTCTCTTTTTCCTCGCAAGTACTCAAGTCTGTTATTCGCAAATCTGGCTACTGCTTTTCTGGTTATGTTTGACTTCAATTCCTTTCTTCTACTTTTAAGATAGGAATGTCAGAGAAATAAAGATTGTCTCAATTGTCTTCTGTAACTAATAGTATATGGTATGTGGAAATAAAATCTTGAAAGTGTTCAATGAACGTCAGATCTTTCTTTTTGAGagttatagcatgtttggccggcgggaaaaatcagcttattttgagaagtgctttttttaaaagtacatctgaaaaaagtatttttggagagaaacaatttgtgtttggctaatcactctaaaaaacacttttgaacaataatttgtgtttgatcaagcttttcaaaaaatattttaagtatcgaattacgaataaggacatgaatagatttacttaatagttaatattataagtaaataaataatctcaaaaatttgttattacatgcaataattaaatctttttattttatttaagtaaaatatgaaaataaaattaaaaagtactttaattcttttaatattattccaatatattaaaaatcattcaacaaatataaaagcattcacccttaaagtcactatatattagaaaattattctaaaaataagaagaaatacttatacattaatatcctaagtattagatttaatggttattttggtatatactatattttgttaagggtatttttggtaagaagaaaagtcaaaaccgCTTCTGCTTTTGCTTTTGGAAAGAAACTACCTTtatctgcttctcaaaaactgcttctgcttcttcccaaaagcacttttttcccaaagcttggtcaaacacctttatagcccgtttggccaagctgaaaaaatcagcttattttgagaagtattttttttcaaaagtacttttggtgagaagcaatttgtgtttggctaattaatttaaaaagtacttctaagCAGCAATTAGTATTTGACCAAGCATTTAAAAAGTgcgtgtatttttctcaaaagtgcttctcaaaaAAGTGCTTATgagaagaaactatttttttctgttttttcaaaaatgcttctgcttctcctcagaagtatttttttttcctcCTAAAAGCTTGGCAAACActtcaaatttgaaaaaaaaaatactttttttgaaaaaaaaaaatgcttttgaacTTGAAGAAACTTGGCGAAAGGCTATTAACTCTATGGAATTTGGAAGGTGATTTTTGAGCGTTCATGCAAACATTGGCCTCCTAATAGAACAGGCAAATTGGTGAATGCAGAGATATCTTGTCCTGTTATGTTACTCCTGAGTCAGCACCTGTAGTTGGAGTTAACAACATACAAGGACAGGacgtgcaacaacaacaataaagcatgtttctttatttactgttacaTAACTAATTAAGTGAAGCACTTCTTTACTttgttctttcatgtatttatagaTTAGATTTAGAGAAAATTGGCTTACTTAAGCATAATTATAATGAGAAACAGATATACAAGTAAGTAGTattcttgaaaagaaattatgTATTCTTTTTCCTACTGGATTCTTATTTCTTGAGCAATTAGAATCCTTTCTTTTTGATATGTTTTAGACTCAAACTtgagtatttattgttgaaaAGTTCAGATGAATGTTCTTGCCTCTCAACCTTTATAGGGTagggggtaaggtctacgtacacactacacTCATCAAATTTCACTTATGAAATTAAACTGAATTTATTGTTGCTGTTATTGTTCAAATGAATGTTCTTGCCAGTGAGCTGAAGCAAATTAAGTGTACTGTACTAATGATACTTGCTGCATGTGTTGTGACTGTGTTGCTGTAAATAAAAGAGTGATGAATTAGATAAATTTTACAAACTATTGGAACAATTATCCTTTTCATAAAGCAACATAAAGGACAAACATAGGAATGTTAGAAGTTCTTATTAAGAAATGTTGCTTTCATAAATTTTATACTTTTTCCTTtagatttctttattttctttaaagaAAACAGCTGGCATTGATCCCAGCTGCCGGCGGCTTTCTGCATCCTCACAAGCACAGTAGATCAGCCAAAATGCCAAGTGCTGACCGTCTCATATAGAAAAAGTGGAAGCTTTCATTTTCACATTAGGAGCTCCCACTTCAAAAAATATTCATCCCCTTATATGTGGCTACCTTTAAAACGTGAGACAAGTTATAAAGCAAGTATTGTGTTAGGTGCAATAATTGGTCTATTTGGCTCAGAAATGACTAATACGTATAAATACTTCCCAAAAATGGTTAGGTGCAATAGTTTACCAAGAAGATGCCTACAATGTTCCTCTTGCTGCATGTTGTTTCTctttgtgtttttttttcttttccctttgaCTTTTTCCTTTTGTTGGTTTCCCAATTATGCAGAAAAAAACCTTAGCAAATGGATTCTTAAGCATCACagcttcctttcttttctttcccttttGACTGTTTCCTCTAGTTTTTCTATTGACCTCCTTTACAAACACCTCTAACCAGAGTCTAATGTGCAGCAGAAGACTATCTCAAGAGTTTCCAAGTACTGAGTTGTCCCTCTTTCCTGTGCTATCAAGAATAAGGAATAGCCAACAAGCTATTTTTCCTTATTATGCACGCGTACAAGAGATTCTTTATAGTGTAAAGTTCAAGTTGCAAAAGGTATCAATAGACAGAAGACCACTTCTTTTTAGTGTAAGGTTCAAGTTGCAAATGGTATCAAGAGACAGAAGACCACTTCTTTTTTGGTTAGATGGCGGCTTTTGGAAAGTGTTACTAGTGGTATCAAAATGGACCTAGAAATAGGAAGACTAAAGCCATTAACCTGTACCAATCACTTGGTGACTTCACTTTCAAGAGTGACACAATGCATCACCAGTGTATCCAACATGGTGACATTATAAGAGCACATTAATTCAATAAACAATAGAAACTAAGAACAAAATAAAAGTCAAACAATGCCAAAGTTTGCCCTCTCTTCACCCAATCTCCTCCCATGTGGTTGTCCATATGCAGATCTACCTCTAACGTGTTACATCATCTTGTACCGGATATCAGGGATTGTGTCCACAGATCCCTCAACAAAAAAAACCCTCCAAGAAGAAGATAAAAAATGTGGTTAACTTTGAAGAGCAGAGCTGTCCTAACCTAAGTCGAAACATGAAAAGTACCAAGTTAGATAAAAGTGAGTTGCCTCTCCTTACATATGTTGCGCCTTCGCCAAGAAACTTTACACTGCCACTGCATATTTAGCCACTCCTTTCATCTCTATCTTGCCTTCTCATAAACCTTGAACATCCTTTCCAATCACCTACATCCATGTCTCTGACTATACAGAGATGAACAGATAATTTTCTTTCTCAAGAACCATCTACAGGCTAGTCAAAATGATGATACTCTAAGAAAATAGACCTTGAATCTAAAACTATACAAGGAGACAATAAACCAATCTCTCAACCAAACTGGGATACTATAAGACCTAGCGTCCCAGATCGGGGCAACTGAAATATGAATAACATATAACATAGAGACCCAACATAGAGAAACACAATAACATGGATGGTCTGGCTATAATACCATGCGACTGAAAATAGATCTTGAACCTAACTCAATCTGAAAAACTATTTCATCACTTGAGAACTCAAGACCTCATAAGAAAACAACAAGTCACGACCCTACAAGAAAACAACACTCAAATCCTTCAATACCCTACAAGAAAACAACACTCAAATCCTTCAATACCCTACAAGAAAACAACACTCAAATCCTTCAATCAATGTAGGATACTTTTTTCACAAGGACAATCAATGTAGGATACCATACACAACCTCCCTAAGCTGAAAAGGAAACAACTAAAGCTGTGAAGCTTTACTCGGGCTTTAAGCCACCAAATACGTGTCCCAAATACATTTGACATGCATTAAATCCCCACAGTTAAGAACAAGTAATGACACAGGAAAATTTACTGCAAGGAACAGCCATTAATGCAAATCCAACATAGAAAAAATGGTGACAGTTCATAACATTAATTAGTCTCATTAAACTTTCTCCACTTCAACAGACAGATTTCACTTCACTTTCCACTCTAAGCCTGAGCAAAACCGTTTGCTGCAAAGCAAGAATTCAcagatcagttatgacttgagaCTCAGCTATGAAGCAGATCCAAATGGACAATTACCTCAACCGCGGCCCCAAATATCAGATTAGAAGCGAAAAGAACACAAATCTGATAAAGGAAATAttgtaaataaattatataaGACCAGTCATTGGTAACATCAACAAGTACCTAAACATGCAGAGagtagaagaagaggaagaaaaggTAAAAACAGTACTCATAATATCAAAAACAGCTATAAGGGATCTCAGATCTTAACTCTACTAATAAGATACATGAATTGAATCTGCAGTGTAAACAAAGAAATGTGGATATCCCAAATAAGCCTACATATGAAATGAAACTGATCTATCAAAGAACAGTAACAGATCCATCCACCTACATACTTAAAACCCCAAGATCCATTTTTAAAAACACAAGTCAACTTGAGGAAAGCCCCCAAATCTTATGCTTTCCAGCCAATTTCATAAGGTTTATTTGATACCCTTTTGTCAATTGGATTCAAATTAGGCCTGTGAATCACCCTTCTTTCCATCAGCTGATCCATTAGATTCTCTCTCAGTCAACAATCTCCCTGCTTCCTCATCTGCTTGCTGAGCTTTCTTCTGTGCTTCTTTTGCCTTCAATGCCTGTAACTTCTGATGATTATAGTACGCAACTCCTAAGAatgccaatccatacccaatcaAATTCACTGGAGTCACAGTATCCTTAATCACCGACCAAGAAAATGCAATAAGCAGCCAATCTTTAAcaaccccagcaacattcatagTCAAAGCTGATGTCTTTCCAACCAAAAGAAACACAGCCAAGTTCAAAGCGAACGCACACAGTGAATTAGTCCCAAAAATAGCAAAATCAAACTGGAAACTCGAGCTCTCTCTCAAAACAGGAAGCTCCACAAAGATCCAAGGGATTGACAAGAAAACCAAGCAGCTAGGAGCAACATAGTACAAAGAAGTAATGGGGTTTAAACTAATACCCTTTGAAGTCAACAAGATCTGGATCATAACAAGCCTAGTAGCCTCAAACAAAACAGCAAGCAACTGAAGTAAAAcaccccaagaatcatactttgCTTCACCATAAGCAGCAATAGCAACACCAACAGAAATAGCCATCATGTTACCCATAGTAGAATTCTTGAAAGTGTCCTTTTTGAACAAGATCCCGATGGTATAAACAGCAACAGGCATAAGGGCTTTCAACATTTGAATAAAGGAAACAGAGAGGTAAATATAAGCAGAGTTTGAAAGCCAAAGGGAAACAGAGTAAAGTGCACCAATAGGAAGTATGCAAGTGAGATAAACATTACGAGATAAGGAAACAGGTTCAACAACTTTGAAGACACGAACGAGAAGGAAAGCTAAAGAAGAGCAAAAGGTCATGTGGATCATTGTTAGAGAAATGGGAAAAGGCCAGCCGTAGAGCTTGCGGTCAAGAATGTATTTGTTGTACACAATGACAGTGAAGGAAAGGAAGATCCAGATTGCTACATAGGTATAGGAAAGAATGATCTTTTTCACTAATCCGTTTGACAAGGCGGCGCCTTTCCCCATTTTCGCGGTGGCGGTGGTGGTGGTGGAGAGGGGAGGTGAAAGGGTGGTGAGGATTTGAAAGAGCTTTGGTTTTTGGAGTCTTGCCGTGGGTTTGACAAAGAGGGGAAAGTGAAGAATGGGGGAAGAAGAGGTCTTATTTTT
The DNA window shown above is from Nicotiana tomentosiformis chromosome 8, ASM39032v3, whole genome shotgun sequence and carries:
- the LOC104100332 gene encoding probable sugar phosphate/phosphate translocator At2g25520, whose protein sequence is MGKGAALSNGLVKKIILSYTYVAIWIFLSFTVIVYNKYILDRKLYGWPFPISLTMIHMTFCSSLAFLLVRVFKVVEPVSLSRNVYLTCILPIGALYSVSLWLSNSAYIYLSVSFIQMLKALMPVAVYTIGILFKKDTFKNSTMGNMMAISVGVAIAAYGEAKYDSWGVLLQLLAVLFEATRLVMIQILLTSKGISLNPITSLYYVAPSCLVFLSIPWIFVELPVLRESSSFQFDFAIFGTNSLCAFALNLAVFLLVGKTSALTMNVAGVVKDWLLIAFSWSVIKDTVTPVNLIGYGLAFLGVAYYNHQKLQALKAKEAQKKAQQADEEAGRLLTERESNGSADGKKGDSQA